One Drosophila kikkawai strain 14028-0561.14 chromosome 3L, DkikHiC1v2, whole genome shotgun sequence genomic window carries:
- the mag gene encoding lipase 3 — MGPIAYALLFSLVAGLAVAEKSDYCLSEIVKSDERIRSHGYPAETHEVVTEDGYVLTLFRIPYSHKLKNQDKKRPPVLLQHGLFSNSDCFLCSGPDNSLAYLLADAGYDVWLGNARGNIYSRQNNLISLNSHKFWHFSWHEIGTIDIATMIDYILDVTQFASLQYAGHSQGTTVYLVLLTERPEYNKKIKSGHLLAPCAFFEHGRSFVFRTLGSLVGEPGGIWNQLMVDTELIPHNNLVNRVVDNGCHMSDTICNNAFIMFANGGYENANASSMSVLIETHPGGSSSNQGIHFLQLYKSHEFRQYDWGTKKNNELYGQDTPPVYDLSKITAPTHLYSSTNDALCGPEDVDTLVREFTHLVEDYRVPVQSFNHLDFIIARNMKQEVNDPIIKRMNSYEDF, encoded by the exons ATGGGTCCTATTGCCTACGCCCTACTGTTCAGTTTGGTGGCGGGTCTAGCCGTCGCCGAGAAGTCGGACTACTGTCTGAGTGAGATCGTCAAGTCGGACGAGCGGATCCGCTCGCACGGCTACCCGGCCGAGACCCACGAGGTGGTCACCGAGGACGGCTATGTGCTGACCCTCTTCCGCATTCCCTACTCGCACAAGTTGAAGAACCAGGACAAGAAGCGTCCGCCGGTCCTCCTGCAGCACGGCCTGTTCAGTAACTCGGACTGCTTCCTGTGCTCAGGTCCAGACAACTCCCTGGCCTACCTACTCGCAGATGCCGGCTACGATGTGTGGCTGGGCAATGCCCGTGGCAACATCTACTCGCGGCAGAACAACCTCATCTCGCTGAACAGCCACAAGTTCTGGCACTTTAGCTGGCACGAGATCGGAACCATCGACATCGCCACCATGATCGACTACATCCTCGACGTGACCCAATTCGCCAGTCTGCAGTATGCCGGACACTCTCAGGGCACCACCGTCTACCTGGTGTTGCTCACAGAGCGCCCAGAGTACAATAAGAAGATCAAGTCTGGACATCTGCTGGCCCCGTGTGCCTTCTTCGAGCACGGCCGATCCTTCGTGTTCCGTACTTTGGGCTCGTTGGTGGGCGAGCCCGGCGGCATTTGGAACCAGCTGATGGTGGACACTGAACTGATTCCGCACAATAACCTGGTCAACCGAGTGGTGGACAATGGCTGCCACATGTCCGACACGATCTGCAACAACGCCTTCATCATGTTCGCCAACGGAGGTTACGAGAATGCCAATGCG AGCTCCATGAGCGTCCTTATCGAGACCCATCCGGGTGGCTCCTCCAGCAACCAGGGTATTCACTTCCTGCAGCTGTACAAGTCGCACGAGTTCCGCCAGTACGATTGGGGCACCAAGAAGAACAACGAGCTATATGGACAGGATACCCCACCAGTCTATGACCTCAGCAAGATCACCGCTCCCACTCACTTGTACTCCAGCACAAACGATGCCCTTTGCGGACCCGAGGACGTGGATACCTTGGTCCGGGAGTTTACTCATCTGGTGGAGGATTACCGTGTGCCCGTACAGAGTTTCAACCATCTGGACTTTATCATTGCTAGGAACATGAAGCAAGAGGTCAACGATCCTATCATCAAGCGCATGAACTCCTACGAGGATTTCTAA